The following proteins are co-located in the Bradyrhizobium sp. AZCC 2176 genome:
- the blaOXA gene encoding class D beta-lactamase: protein MINRRHALSLLAATTLLPARTLANVSYQRSEFRDDLAKRFFDLGTTGTFVGYKVDDYLIIASDKVRSGEGRLPASTFKIPNSIIALETGVVEDPDKDVFKWDGVTRSIEPWNKDHTLRSAIAVSAVPVYQEIARRIGAERMQKYLDLFDYGNRDIGGGIDQFWLTGNLRIDPIQQIDFVDRLRRGVLPVSKRSQELTRDILPVTKVGDAIIRAKSGLLGAEVGKPSLGWMVGWVEKGSSATVFAMNMDCKEQNHIAARMAVTQQCLADIVAY, encoded by the coding sequence GTGATCAATCGCCGCCATGCGCTCAGCCTGCTTGCCGCTACCACTCTCTTGCCCGCGCGCACCCTCGCCAATGTCTCCTACCAGCGCAGCGAGTTTCGCGACGACCTGGCCAAGCGGTTTTTCGACCTCGGCACGACAGGAACCTTCGTCGGCTACAAGGTGGATGATTATTTGATCATCGCCAGCGACAAGGTCCGCTCGGGCGAGGGCAGGCTGCCGGCCTCGACCTTCAAGATTCCGAATTCGATCATCGCGCTGGAAACCGGCGTGGTCGAGGACCCTGACAAGGACGTCTTCAAGTGGGACGGCGTGACGCGCAGCATCGAGCCCTGGAACAAGGATCACACGCTGCGCTCGGCAATCGCGGTGTCCGCGGTGCCGGTCTATCAGGAGATCGCCCGCCGCATCGGGGCCGAGCGCATGCAGAAATATCTCGACCTGTTCGACTACGGCAACCGCGACATCGGCGGCGGCATCGACCAGTTCTGGCTCACCGGAAACCTTCGCATTGATCCCATTCAGCAGATCGACTTCGTCGACCGGCTGCGGCGCGGCGTGCTGCCGGTGTCGAAGCGCAGCCAGGAACTGACGCGCGATATCCTCCCCGTGACCAAGGTTGGCGACGCTATCATCCGCGCCAAGAGCGGCCTGCTGGGGGCGGAAGTGGGCAAGCCGTCATTGGGCTGGATGGTCGGCTGGGTGGAGAAGGGGTCTTCCGCCACCGTGTTCGCGATGAACATGGACTGCAAGGAGCAAAACCACATCGCCGCGCGCATGGCGGTGACGCAGCAATGCCTTGCCGATATCGTGGCCTATTGA